Below is a genomic region from Syngnathoides biaculeatus isolate LvHL_M chromosome 5, ASM1980259v1, whole genome shotgun sequence.
gaattcacccatagtcaaaatccttgtgccgtggagggatgatgacccgaccccggcgagtgtgcactgtaggggccgatgggggcggggccgtactgtccattgagtcacgggacaagggctcaggcggggtcaagggtaccccggcgggcgcaggggcacagggcaaagggggacgaccccggcgcggggggagggccaaccccaaaggctgggcaatgtccaggtgcgcgggtttgaccctgtccacggaaacagtctcgggtctgccgccaatgtccacgagcaggctcttatccccatgctccaggaccctgaacggcccgtcgtatggggggcggagaggtccacggtgggcgtcatgacgaacaaacacaaaatccgcagagcgcaggtgacggggcagccgggcagctggggtgccatgttgcgacgtgggaaccggcgcaaacccttttgcggcctccagcagggaggaccgttgcctggctgcggaccagggcgctgtggcgtccgggatgaattcgccggggacccgcagtggctggccgtagacgagttcggcggatgaggacaacaggtcctccttgggggcgcacctgaggccgagcatgacccacgggagcttatccaaccagttgccgtccgtcaagccggcacgcagggctgctttcatggagcggtggaaccgctcgcaaagaccgttcgcctgggggtgataggcggtagtgcggtgcagcttgacccccaaactctcagcgactgcgttccagagttcagaggtaaactgagggccacgatctgaagaaaggtcgcacggtgtcccgaagcgtgcaacccacgtgccgatgaacgcccgggccacgtctgacgacgttgtcgaggagaggggaacggcttcgggccagcgggtcgtcctgtccaccatggtgagcaagtaggtgaatccgtgcgagggaggaagtggacctaccaagtcaacgttgacgtggtcaaacctcctctcggggacagcaaagggctccaagggggcttttgtgtggcgatgcaccttagcccgctgacaggccacgcacgagtcgacccaggcctgcacatctttcttgagaccgcgccacacgaacttctgggccaccagcctcacggacggtttccttccggggtgggagaggttgtggaccgcctcgaaaacagctcttcgccagtttgcagggaccagcggccgaggctggtcagccgagaggtcgcacagcaacctgacgcccgagtcaccaaccgcgacttcctccaggcgcaaacccgtgtcagaagtcttgagggcctgcaccccgtggtccgaggcctggtctgcgctcatgcgggagtagtcgagacccagatgcacagtgccgacgatcgccctggagaggcagtccccgaccacattggatttgccggcgatgtgttggatgtccgtagtgtactcagagatgaacgacagttggcgttgctggcgggcggaccacggctcggccaccttggacatggcgaaagtgaggggtttatggtccacatatgccgtgaactcacggccttccaatagggagcggaagtggcggatcgccagccagaggccgaggagctctctatcgaacgtgctgtatttgcgctccctggggaccagctgacggctgaaaaaggcaagcggttgccaggcgtcgccgacccactgttcgaatacggctccaacagcgtagtccgatgcatcggtagtgagagcgacaggggccccgtgggtcgggtgagccagcatagcggcacgactcagtgcggccttcgtagcctcgaaggcttccatcctctcggccgtccattcaacgtcccggttgggggccttgtctttaagagcctcatagagcgggcgcatgatgtgggccgcccggcggatgaaccggtggtagaaagtcaccatccccaggaactcccggaggccccgagccgagcgaggtcggggaaaagcggagacggcctccacctttgccggaaggggggcggcgccgttcttgtctatgaggtgcccgaggaactggatagagggcaccccgaaaacacactttgccgggttgatgatcaggccatgctgctcaagtcttgcgaagaggtcgcggaggtgcatcagatgttcatcctccgaggagctggcgacgaggatgtcatccaaatagacgaacacaaatggcaagtccctgagcacagaatccattaaacgctggaaagattgtgccgcgtttttaagaccaaacggcatcctcaggaactcgaacagtccaaacggagtgattacagctgtcttgggaacgtctgaggggtgcacgggaacctggtgatacccgcgcaccaggtcgaccttggagaacaagattttgcctgccaggtgggctgagaagtcctgaatgtgtggaacagggtagcggtcgggcgtagtggcgtcgttaaggcggcggtagtcaccacacggtcgccacccaccactcggtttagggacgatgtgtagtggcgaggcccacgggctatccgagcggcggacgatgcccagacgctccatgttggcaaactcggacttagcgactgctagcttctcgggatcaagccgtcgggccctcgcgtggatcggggggcccttggtctcaatgtggtgctcgaccccatgtttagtcgtggcagaggagaaagtgggccgtgtcaaggcagggaactcaccaaggaggagttggtacttggtgccgtccgatagcgaactggagagaccaccataagtcgcctcattgcggacgcaggcgaccgtggaaaaagtcagtgcatccaccagacggcccctcttaacatccaccagcagcccgtgggcacaaaaaaaaatcagcgccgaggagagggaatgagacatccgcagtgacaaagtcccatgtgaagcgctgactcccgaaacacaagtccacagtcctcatgccataagagcggataggggagccattagcggacagtaggggtggcccatgagtcccgccagcggcgtcctccacagtggccgtcaggacgctcctctgggcgccggtgtcacaaaggaatttgcgcccggaaaggttgtccttgacgaacagcagccggctcttcgcgcccacgctcacggccgctgcgaagcgtgggctttggcgtttctcGACgcatcgtagttgcaaggggcgcggcacctcttcgctttcgcaccgaaacgggcatggaagtagcacaagcctgtgccagcacggccgtcggtgccgaaggggcccctgctggatgccaccccccgcccgaaggtgagtaactgcgcgtcgcggccagcgtctcaggggagaagcgctgggttgccaggaagaaacggtcggcctcctcggccagggcccggggctcagtgatagtactgttcgcgagcgccgtctgaacatgcggtggcatttgcctgagaaacagttccatgaaaatgaaattgggctcttccgtgcccagcaggtttagcatcatttccatgagttcggaaggtttgctgtcccccagttcattaatagccaacagacgtcgggcacgttccggccgtgaaagttcaaaaaccttgagaaggtgagccttgatcccagcatacttatctcgggccgggggagaggtgatgaagttcactgctctggccgccgttgagctcccgagtgctgagacgacgtggtagtaacgcgtggaatcatctgagatcccgcggagggcgaactgagcctccgtctgcgcgaaccacgctgccgcggacgtctcccaaaactccggcaatttgaggatggcggttgccatgttcgtttcagtctcgaaaacgccgggactgacgtcggggtcaccagtgtagcgccggagaaaaggagtcggaggcggagtgtcggacacagaaacagaacttgctttattgttcgacatcaccaaactactcgcataacggcgggaactctgttaacctttgctccggaagcgcaacaacaaaaacagtccgtgcggaaccccgcaccccaactcgaggtcccgcgggtgaattatgtaaacaccacaggcTAATTGTTAAATTTGAATGGATGGGAGGGGAAGTCGATGTGGGAGAAAGTCCTTTTGAGTCGGAAGGCCAGTGCACCTCCCTTCTTCATTATTGGAGGAGGGTTCAGCTCAACTTTTCTAGCCCGTAGGCAGgccaatatttttaatatttgtcttccacattttgttttagGATGTAACAtattggtgtgtgcgtgtgtgtttgtgcagatGAGCGTGCACGTGAATTTTGACAACTGCATATTGTGGGATGTTCCCATGTGAGAAAAGTGGCCAATATGTGGTGCTGAAATCATGCTTtattagaacaaaaaaaaaaaataaacactcaaGGAGAATGAAAGAAAACCTTCCTACCACAGCACATGGACTCGCTGTAGCAAAGAAATTAACACTGACTACAGACtacagtacacacaaacacactaatGAGCAATCCTCCAGGAGATAGCACTGCTTCTGCACAGCTGACACTCCCAGaaattgttttttggttttgttttgtttttggtttttttttctggccagGTGAATGTATGGAAAGTCCAAGGGACCGTCCGGTACCAGAAGCAGCGCTCCTACGTCAAATATGAGAGTGCAGGCCACTCACACTCTCAGGTGGTCATCAAATAAATTGGTGATACGACGCAGTCAGTCTGAACGCAAGACCTCGTCATGCTGCTTACGTGAGGGTGATGCAAGCAGCACTCAGGGTCTTGTGTTCGCGGTAAATCATCATCGCGACACATGTCCAAAACAACAAGGCTTGTTTTTGGTGTTGAGTAAACTTCAACAGGGAGACGCTCTACCTGCTGAGGCAATCTTAAACATCAACTTAGCGTTGAGGCACATAGTATTTCTTTCTACGTTTAGCAGGGTATTCGTTCCACAAGGAACTTTCTCCTGTTCATCAACATTTTGGTTTCCTTATTTCACTTCATATAATTGTCATAAATAACAATGCATGCATTCCCCATAACCGTTAAATCCGGCTATATACATTATGTACATGTCACTGCAAAAGTATAGCGGTTGGAGACTTGACGTTGGCAATCAATTGATGTCAACTTtggtacaaaaaaacaatagttcctATGTACAAGAAAATAAATCTGTCTATTCTTGTTGCTGATTCACTTAACATTAGATTAGCAATGTGGGAAATTGGGGGCGGGTGTTTCAGAGACGTCTACATCCAAGTTTGAtcaattttcttattttttttctttttttacattgattgGATGTGAACGTTGACAGTCGCAGAGGCTGAGCCAAGTTGGTTGGAAACTCGAAGTGTGTACACTCCACCATCATTCTCCTTCACCGCGGCAATCACCAGTGTGGAAATGTCAGCCGTATTATCTACGTGGTGACGGTTGTCCCCGTCAGGAAGCATCTGGTCTGAGTGCAGCCACTGCACGGATGGTGTGGGGTCTCCAGAGAAGGTCCCTGTCACCATCAGGGATGTTCCAACTGCGACTTTGATGTTTTCTGGAAGAGCTGTGACCTGAGGTGGCGCACCTACAAAGACCAGCCAGTTTAGCAACACTTATTTCCATCACCATAACTTCTTCCTGATCCATTACATTCCATTTTGGATATCCACCTCACCTGTTTTCATCACACTCACAAGGCTCCtctgtgaggaggaggagaagctggaggaggaggaagaagcttCCACATGTGATCGATCACACATTTGCGTAATTTGATTGCCGGTCTCGGACATGCTCTCAATGGAGCTGAAAGTGGCAGCCTGCCTAGACGATGCCTTCATATGAGCAGAAACGGCTGAGAAAGCTTCGGCTTTTTGTTCCACCCTCATCATTGTTCGTGTTTCTTCCTCAATACCGGCTGCAAGAATGCAAAGAACACACATACTTGGTTGGCCCTTTTGAAACTATTCCTTATCCAATATTGCCAAAGTATGAATCGCTTACTGAAGACATTGAGGGAGGACGTGGCGGAGCACTGGCCGAGCTGGTTTTTGGCCTTGATGGTGTATTTACCGCTGTCTGCCAGCTTTGCTTTACATATCTCCAGAGTATATACACTGTTGATCCAGTTCATTCTCACATTGGATGTGCCTGATAACTGCAAGAGAGAAAATATTCAGGTGAAGATGGTAACACAGGGAGTTAAAGCagagacaacttcaaatactcacAGTCAGGTTGTCTTTAAACCACTCCACGTCTGGGAAAGGCTCGCCTGCTATCTCACATGTGAATTTAACACTTTGTCCCTCTTCCACATTTAACGATCGGGGTTGCGACAAGAAGTGAGGTGGTGTTCCACATTTGAGCTGTTCCAAGTCCATCCAAACTTGTTCTCAGCAATGACTCTAAACTGATAGCTGGTTCCTCCAAAAAGATTGATAACAGTGTAGCGGCTGTCACGAGATTGAGCAACTCGCTCCCACCTCTCAGCTGTGGTGGGGCATTTTTCAATAATATAACTGATAACCTTGCTGCCGCCATCATTTGCTGGGGCAACCCAGTTAAGTGTGACAGAGTCTCGAGAGATATCACTGGCTTTAAGACCACGGGGAGGAGGGTTAGGGACATCTGCCACATCCAACTCAACTGTCTGCTGATCAATTCCAAATCTGTTTTTAGCACAGACGATGTGAAATCCAGCATCCTTCTTCTCCACGCCGTGAGGGAACACCAAAGAAGTGAATGAGCGTGTGACAATGACCTGGTAGTGGCCATTGCTATCTATGAGATCTTGCCCCTTCTGCCATGTGATGACAGGATCAGGTTTGCCACCAAAAGGTATCTTAATATTGACCATTTCTCCACGCAGGGCAGGAATTGCTTCTTTGTCCTTCAGATTCTTGGGAAGGTGGATCGTTGCAGGAACTGATAAAACAGAGAAAGGTCATTCTTAAAGGGACAATATTTTTAtccgtgagtgtgtgtgttacatatagagtggtacctctactaatGAAAGATTTGGGTTATGGAAAGCCtcctcagaatttttttttctctagttacaaaagaaaatcaggatacaaaaggaaaaaagtgccaccatggaatgtaaacatcctgtactgtatcttggtttgaaagcggcgCGATAGAGTTGCTCTCCGATTGGCTACCGCCGGAACATCTTCCTGGGatcacattggctaggaaggatgtcaatctttagccataACACACATACTGTCTCTTTCTTTGTGTGGCGCAATAAAGGAGCTCCCCGCCATTGACTAACACAcaacatcttcctggcatcacaatACTCGATTGACTAGGAGTGAcatcaatcctttttttttttttgtcgggatgtcaatctttacccgtgatAAACTTCCCGTATGTTCATCACCGAAGCCATCGTCATACACTCGCACACACTCGTACTGCACAACTTCTTTGTAgatttattcatcatttttcacTATGGGACCCaggaaattgatggccagtgccagtgaAAAGAAGACGAGAGTTGTATTGTccatcaaaaccaaaaaaaaaaaaccatcgaGATATATGAAAAAGACATGCATGAACGTGGCTTCATGCTGGTGCTGCTCGACGGGATTTTGACAGGTTCGAAggggaggttgaacctgaagttgaggaaattgtttcgctgggaaAGGGTGAGGAGATCAAAGACTTGATTCAGGAGCACAACAACAATCTTTCGACGTTCAGGAGAAATCACAATCTTTTGACGGAGAAGCAAAAGGAGGAGGCTACAATTTTCAGCAtagaggaggaggcagccactattccatcagccagaataaaagaagtgttgactaaattccatgacatttcagaatttattcaaaagaatcatcctaaaaatgtgttaactagCCAGGCTATCGCTCACTTCCATGAagtttgccttgcacatttctgCACAATTATTAAAAgccgtcaaaggcaaacatccatGGATTGGTACTTTGCGATACATTGAAAGTCAATGTTGGTTTTGAATTCATAGTCTATGGGATATATAAAACTTGTGTACTCCTCCGTctcccacgatgcctttttccTCACCATGCACCGTTCTCTTCAGATCCTtgctcaacgccaaaggtaTTATGtatactttgaatgcttttttttttttttttttttttttttttttttttaggcaaatgaacataattttggatTGCTCTTaccattatgtacactttgcttatttttggcagcaGCGGGGTTGGGGGGCTTGGAGcaaattaggctatttacatgtaaaatgtgtttctacttacgaaagtttCAAGTTACGAAACGAtttccggaacagattaatttcataagcatatatataaattttcttagccgcctatcttcatgagggtcacgggagttctggagcctatcccagctgtcaacgggcaggaggcggggtacaccctgaactggttgccagccaatcgtagggcacatggagacaaacagccgcagtaacaatcacaccaaggggaaatttagagtgtccaattaatgttccttTATTCTggggtgtgggaagaaatcggagtgcccggagaaaacccacgcacgcacgtgGAGAActagcaaactccacacaggcatgtccaggatcgaacccgggaccttccagctgagccaccatgcctatatatatatatatatatatattatatatatatatatatatatatatatatatatatattcttactTTCGACATCCAGAGAGATCGTGGCACAGATGGAACCTCCTTGATTGGTGGCCCTGATCTGGTACACAGTAGAGTCTTCCTCATCAACCTCAGCGATGACGAGTTGGTGGTAACCTCCCTTGAATTCTTGAATTTTGATCTTCTTTTCATCCGCATGGATCTCTTTTCCTCGTCTGAACCATTTAATCACTGGTTTGGGCTGACCTGTGATTTTACAGACAAGTGTAGCATTGCTCTTGTATTTGACACTCATGTTCCTCAGCTCCTCCTTAAAGGCTGGTGCTTGAACATCAACAGCTGTGGCAGGAACAATGGAAGAGCTTTCCTCACTGTAGTCGCAAAGGGTTGACATGTACAAGAACTAATAGCACGTTTACAAAGGCATATCTGACATCGACGACAAAAACATACCATAGATTTCAACTTTGAATGCGGCATCTACCCTGCCAAAGTGGTTGTGCAGTCGGATCCTGTATTTTCCTCCATGGATTCTGCGCTGGACATTTTTGATAATCAGGTGCGAATAATACTCGGTGGTCTCAATACTGATGTCCTCCGATGTCTCCAGGGTCTTTGCTTCTTGGAGCCACGTAATCTTTGGTACAGGACGGCCAATGTACGGAGCATGGATTCGCAGGGTTGTTCCCAGACCAGCATAGTAGGTGTTCTTCAATGGGTAGTCTGAATGGAAGGATGGCGCAGCTTCCAGTACGAGAATGCCTGTGGTTTCTGCTTCGCCAGCATCATTGGTAGCTTTACAGGTGTATGCTCCCTCATCCTCTTGTTGGTCAGTCATGATGGAAAGGGAGTGGTTACGGCCATCGGAGTTCATCTCGTATCTGCGGGACTCCACAATCTCCCTCCCTGCGTGGTACCACCTGATCTCAGGAACAGGTCTGCCAATAATCTGGCACTTCATTACAGCAGGCTGTCCCAGTTTTTCTGTTACCTCATCAATTTCTTTTCTAAGACTTGGTTTCGTTTCAACTGTAAATATATATCAAgcagacaaatacaaaaaaagatgtcaatCAAGTacacgtgtttgtttgtttttttaactaactGTATAAATTATACTTTTACACCAACTATCAGTATACGCACCACCCAGTTTCGTCTTGATGCAAGTGGCAGTCCGACGAGGTCTGCTTATTCCGGTCTCATTTTCAGCAAATACTCTGAACTCATACTCGGTAGCTTCAGCCAGACCAACCATGGTGAACTCTAGTTCTTTTACCCTCTGTTTGTTGCATTTCTTCCAGCTGCTTTCAGTGGACTTCCTGTATTCCACCCAATAACCCTGGACTACTTTACCACCATCACACTCTGGTGCTTGCCAGGAAATGGTGATCAACTTATTAGTTACATTTGTTGTATCAATTTCACCTGGCTGGCTCGGCTTATCTGCAAGGTGcaaagaagcaaaacaaaattatgttttttttctctgcaaaaaaaaagaaaaaacaagtgaGCAGGATGAAGGATTAGAATTCTTCATACATATTAGAAGTCTTTGAAAGTATGTGGAAGACTTGCGAATCATCAAATTTACACTTATGACTTCTGTCAAAGATAATGACGTACCGAATGGATCTTTACATATGACTGGGTCAGACACAGGTCCAGCCTCACTCTCGCCAACGTCATTGACAGCAACAATTCGGAAGTGATAGTTGGCATCTGCTGTGAGTCCAGACTGAGTAAACATGGTGGACATAATCTTGGTGGGGTGACGAGACCATTGCTCAGTGGACACCTCCTTGTACTCAATAAAGTAACCTGTGATGGTGGAACCCCCATCATCTTTTGGTCTGTACCAGCCCAGTGCCACAGAGTTTTTGGTGACATCCATGATCTCCGGTGGTGCACTGGAAGGCTCTGGTGGACCTGTTTTGCAAATCAGAGTTTCCAGGCTCATCAGAGGGTGAGGGAGTCGATTTTTGTTCACGATGTAAAAACAAGAATACTTACAAAGCGGAGTCTTGGGCAACAGCGGCTGCTCTGACTTCAGCGATGGACCGATACCAAACGAGTTCTCCGCGGTTACCTTAAAGTGATATTCGGTTCCTTCGTTTAGGCCCCTGACAACCAACTGATTATCAGTCACCTTGCTGTCCACAGTGTACCAAGCATTTCTGGTAACCTCTCTTCTTTCAACAATGTAACCGAGGATCTCTGTACCGCCGTTATCGGTGGGCACCTTCCAGGATACCTTAACGGAGTTGGCCTGGATTTCTTCAAATACTAAAGGTCCTTCTGGAGCACTTGGACGGCCGAtgacattaaccttgatttggACCTTCTTCTTCCCGACTTTATTTTCAAGAAGGAGCTCATACACACCAGAGTCACTCCTCTCCGCTCCTTTGATTACCAGTTCACTGGTGTCTTCAGTGTGAGCAACCATGGCCTTAGTTGACACTGTCCCGCCGTCCTTGAACCATGAACAAGTAGGTTGAGGTTTACCCTTgatagggagagagagagacggaccACTCCGCCGTGACGGAAGACATATTCATCTCCCTCAATCAGGTTCTCAAATTTGAAAGTGGGTCGGCTGACCGAGTCACAAACCGGCACCCAGCCTGGTCTGTGGGCATCTCGTTGCTCCACCACATATCCACTTATGGGAGCGCCACCATCCCTTGGAGGAGAATCCCAGCTACATGTAACTGTGGTGGCATCAATCTCATCAAATCTTATTGGTCCTTTTGGTTCATCAGGTTTGGCTAAGAGAAGATAACATTGAACCGGTGTATTAATCATTCAAACTCTGCTTTTTTGCTCTATTTGAAATGGTTAAATGTCTTCCATATTTCATTGTAGTACTTGGGTTATAGTTAAAGGGTTAAGTTAAACCATCTCAACAAATGTATAACAGCAGGTTTACTTACAGAGAATGACAACCTTGATGACCTCGGTAGTGACACCAACAGTGTTCTTCATCTCCAGGGTGTAGTTGCCAGTGTCATCAATAGTTGTGTCAGACATAGTTAGTTTGGAAAACTTGCCAGTGCTCTGGATCTTGACACGATCTGTGATTTTTATCCTATTGTCACCAAAGAACCAGAAGCAGGACGGGGGAGGCCTGCCAATTATTGGCATATCAAGCTCCAGGGTCTTACCGGCCTCAACATTAACCGCTTTCTGGGGAATGTTGGTGAAATCCACTGCAGGCATCACTGGGAAAACACATTTGTTACTAAAAGTTAGTAAACTGTAGACTAACAAAAACTTTATCCTGCTCAACAAAGACTTAATGACTATGCTGGTCACGTCTTTGTTCTTGTACAGTCACAGGTGTAACAAGCTCCTTTGCTTCACTGGCACCTCGACTGTTGATGGCTTTGATTCTGAGCAAGTACTGTTCCTTCTCATTCAGCTTCTCAATAGTGTGCTCAAAGTCGGTTAGCTTGAGCGAGGCCACCTTCATCCATTTCTCAGTACCGAACTTGCAGGCCTCAACAACGTAACCGATCAGTCGACTTCCTCCATCGTGCTCAGGCTTCTCCCAGCTCAATGAAACGGTAGTCTTGGTGATGTCAACCACCTCCAGTTTACGCGGTGGGTGAGGCACCTCGCAAACCAGGATGACATCCGCTGTCTCGCAAGGCTCGCCGACCCCATAAATGTTTTCGGGTAGGACTCTGAAGTAGTACAGCATACCCTCCATCAGTCCATCAATCTTGAAGGATGTCTTGCTACACTTGGAAGTAACAGTTTTGTAGGCTCTCATGGAGGCCTCACGCCGCTCAACAATATAATTATTGACAGGAGCGCCACCGTCCACAGTTGGGCCTTCCCATGAGATGATAGCATATTCTTTGGTCAGTTCCTTGATCTTGATTGGTCCTGTTGGTCCCGGGGTGTCTAGAATTATAAACAGTTCACAATTTAGAGCTGGCATTAGTAAATAGTAAAAATCACGACATGTGTACTTAACAGGAACTTATAGCATGGTTGTCCACTTACCATAGACTTTGACCAGAAGAGAGACTTCTTGTTTCCCAGCAGAGTTCTCAGCCACAATCGTGTATTTTCCAGCATCATATCGGTGGACCTTatcaatgatgagtgtggttgACTTATGGGTGACCTCTATGAAGCCTCGGTTGTTGAGGTTGACACCTGGCTTGCTCCAAGCAATTGTTGGAGCAGGACGGCCTGTGATATTTACGAAGAGGCGGAGGCAACCGCCAGCACGCAGGCAGATGGTCTTCTTCAGGTCATCGTGGAGCTCAAAGTCAGGAGTTTCTATTGGGCGAAGGTAAGGATGAGTGAAGTAGTGGGGTTACATCATATATGTAAACAGTGTCACACAAAACATTACTTGAAGTTGAATTATTGTGCAGATTTGGAAAACTATGGTTTGGTTCTTGCTTCGtagaagacaaaacaataatatgATTAAGAAGGAATGAACAACATACCAATTCTCTCCACTGGCTCTGTCTCAGTACACCGCTCACTGAAGTCTCCGGTGCCATTGATGTTGATGCCAGCCACTCTGAAGCAATACTTTTTGCCTGAACAAAGTCCAGTCACCATGTGTTCGGAAGTACGCAATGTCTTCTCATGGGCCTTTGTCCACTCCTCTTTTC
It encodes:
- the LOC133500307 gene encoding LOW QUALITY PROTEIN: titin-like (The sequence of the model RefSeq protein was modified relative to this genomic sequence to represent the inferred CDS: deleted 2 bases in 1 codon) codes for the protein MATLEPAQAIDRLTPPEVDIDATFKQMKPFKRVRTTVSLKWLTPLNDGGSPIVGYIIERKPYTLTGEGRWLKCNYTNVVDNFYTVTALGEGEPYEFRVIAKNANQVFSTPSESTGSVQCKIDFEPPKAQLDSKLLSEVVMVRAGSDLVLDAAVGGRPDPKASWSKGNRELELCDKYHLQYTSNRAMAIIKFCDRDDTGKYILTVRNVSGTKTAEVNVKVLDTPGVCEGSIEISRITEESCTLSWKPPLEDGGDEVSHYLVERRDTNRLNWVFMHAECKDLICNITGLLKNTEYLFRVRGVNKYGAGIPLLSEAMVARNTFTVPTPPGAPEILVSGKDFATIEWLKPESDGGSPLIHYLVERREKKSARWVKVNRSGAHLDTMLKVSGLAEGSIYQFRVTAINKAGESEPSEVSLYVVCRVPTCTPSPPSVPRITDTHADSISLAWSRPVEDGGADVLGYILEMQEVGKEEWTKAHEKTLRTSEHMVTGLCSGKKYCFRVAGININGTGDFSERCTETEPVERIETPDFELHDDLKKTICLRAGGCLRLFVNITGRPAPTIAWSKPGVNLNNRGFIEVTHKSTTLIIDKVHRYDAGKYTIVAENSAGKQEVSLLVKVYDTPGPTGPIKIKELTKEYAIISWEGPTVDGGAPVNNYIVERREASMRAYKTVTSKCSKTSFKIDGLMEGMLYYFRVLPENIYGVGEPCETADVILVCEVPHPPRKLEVVDITKTTVSLSWEKPEHDGGSRLIGYVVEACKFGTEKWMKVASLKLTDFEHTIEKLNEKEQYLLRIKAINSRGASEAKELVTPVTVQEQRLMPAVDFTNIPQKAVNVEAGKTLELDMPIIGRPPPSCFWFFGDNRIKITDRVKIQSTGKFSKLTMSDTTIDDTGNYTLEMKNTVGVTTEVIKVVILSKPDEPKGPIRFDEIDATTVTCSWDSPPRDGGAPISGYVVEQRDAHRPGWVPVCDSVSRPTFKFENLIEGDEYVFRHGGVVRLSLPIKGKPQPTCSWFKDGGTVSTKAMVAHTEDTSELVIKGAERSDSGVYELLLENKVGKKKVQIKVNVIGRPSAPEGPLVFEEIQANSVKVSWKVPTDNGGTEILGYIVERREVTRNAWYTVDSKVTDNQLVVRGLNEGTEYHFKVTAENSFGIGPSLKSEQPLLPKTPLCPPEPSSAPPEIMDVTKNSVALGWYRPKDDGGSTITGYFIEYKEVSTEQWSRHPTKIMSTMFTQSGLTADANYHFRIVAVNDVGESEAGPVSDPVICKDPFDKPSQPGEIDTTNVTNKLITISWQAPECDGGKVVQGYWVEYRKSTESSWKKCNKQRVKELEFTMVGLAEATEYEFRVFAENETGISRPRRTATCIKTKLGVETKPSLRKEIDEVTEKLGQPAVMKCQIIGRPVPEIRWYHAGREIVESRRYEMNSDGRNHSLSIMTDQQEDEGAYTCKATNDAGEAETTGILVLEAAPSFHSDYPLKNTYYAGLGTTLRIHAPYIGRPVPKITWLQEAKTLETSEDISIETTEYYSHLIIKNVQRRIHGGKYRIRLHNHFGRVDAAFKVEIYVCDYSEESSSIVPATAVDVQAPAFKEELRNMSVKYKSNATLVCKITGQPKPVIKWFRRGKEIHADEKKIKIQEFKGGYHQLVIAEVDEEDSTVYQIRATNQGGSICATISLDVEIPATIHLPKNLKDKEAIPALRGEMVNIKIPFGGKPDPVITWQKGQDLIDSNGHYQVIVTRSFTSLVFPHGVEKKDAGFHIVCAKNRFGIDQQTVELDVADVPNPPPRGLKASDISRDSVTLNWVAPANDGGSKVISYIIEKCPTTAERWERVAQSRDSRYTVINLFGGTSYQFRVIAENKFGWTWNSSNVEHHLTSCRNPDR